The following are encoded together in the Streptomyces sp. NBC_00358 genome:
- a CDS encoding helix-turn-helix transcriptional regulator, with protein sequence MHGVPESHTGWTFLTNHARVLAAIAEDRTTRIRDIAARCQLTERAVQKIISDLEEGGYLTHTRQGRSNEYRIEEGTILRHPADSGPTVEDLLALLAQHDAEHGRQPAVADETPNARTPTADR encoded by the coding sequence ATGCATGGAGTACCCGAGTCACATACAGGCTGGACGTTTCTGACAAATCACGCCCGCGTGCTGGCCGCGATCGCGGAGGACCGCACCACCCGCATCCGCGACATCGCCGCGCGATGCCAGCTCACCGAGCGGGCCGTCCAGAAGATCATTTCCGACTTGGAGGAGGGCGGGTATCTCACCCACACCCGCCAAGGGCGCTCCAACGAGTACCGGATCGAGGAGGGGACCATCCTGCGGCACCCTGCAGACTCCGGCCCTACGGTGGAAGATCTTCTCGCCCTCCTTGCCCAGCACGACGCCGAACACGGCAGGCAACCAGCAGTCGCGGACGAGACCCCGAATGCGCGCACTCCGACGGCTGACCGGTGA
- a CDS encoding STAS domain-containing protein — MTTMEPSRLSVTRSTTADGVTVLSLSGEVDATTGTEIQRALLDSVGEANRHTVLDLSQVTFMDSTGINALIGAHLAAADIQGWVRVAGPTPSVLRIFQIVGLDTVITCYPTLQQALSS; from the coding sequence ATGACCACGATGGAGCCTTCAAGGCTGTCGGTCACCCGCTCCACCACCGCCGACGGCGTCACCGTGCTGTCTCTGTCCGGTGAAGTCGACGCCACCACCGGCACGGAGATCCAGCGTGCCCTTCTGGACTCCGTGGGGGAGGCGAACCGGCATACCGTGCTGGACCTGAGCCAGGTGACCTTCATGGATTCCACAGGCATCAACGCCCTCATCGGGGCTCACTTGGCCGCTGCCGACATCCAGGGCTGGGTACGCGTGGCCGGTCCGACCCCATCCGTCCTGCGCATCTTTCAGATCGTCGGCCTCGACACTGTGATCACTTGCTATCCCACGCTTCAACAGGCCCTGAGCAGCTAG
- a CDS encoding CsbD family protein, producing MAADEKAQAKGEQAKGKVKKVVGGAVGNESLKAEGRAEESKGDLRAAKEKAKDAIKPK from the coding sequence GTGGCTGCGGACGAGAAGGCTCAGGCCAAGGGCGAGCAGGCCAAGGGCAAGGTCAAGAAGGTCGTCGGCGGTGCGGTCGGCAACGAGTCGCTGAAGGCCGAGGGGCGCGCCGAGGAGTCCAAGGGCGACCTGCGCGCGGCCAAGGAGAAGGCCAAGGACGCGATCAAGCCCAAGTAG
- a CDS encoding hydrophobic protein yields MVPVLLVLLLALILFGAGFALKALWWIAVIVLIVWVLGFVIRPAAGGGKRGRWYRW; encoded by the coding sequence ATGGTTCCTGTTCTGCTTGTTCTTCTGCTCGCCCTGATCCTCTTCGGCGCCGGTTTCGCACTCAAGGCCCTGTGGTGGATCGCCGTGATCGTGCTGATCGTGTGGGTCCTCGGTTTCGTGATCCGCCCCGCAGCCGGCGGCGGCAAGCGTGGCCGCTGGTACCGCTGGTAA